The genomic window TTGTTGTATTCCCTTTTGAACTTCTCTAAGAAGTGCTGGACGAGAACGGGTATGTCCTCCTTTCTCTCCCTTAGGGGCGGTATGAATATGGGAACTACGTTCAGGCGGTAGTAGAGGTCTTCTCTGAACTTTCCTTCCTTCACCATGCTCTCTAAATCCCTGTTGGTCGCCGCTATTATGCGAACGTCTACCTTTATCGGTTTTGAACCTCCGAGCCTCTCTATCTCCTTCTCCTGAATTGCCCTGAGGAGCTTTACCTGAAGCTGCAACGGAAGTTCTCCTATCTCGTCCAGAAAGAGTGTCCCCCCGTTGGCAAGTTCAAACTTTCCCTTCTTTGAAGAGTAAGCTCCTGTAAAGGCTCCCTTCTCGTATCCAAAGAGCTCGGCTTCAAGTAGGTTTTCAGGTATAGCTCCGCAGTTTATGGCTATGAAGGGTTTGTCCGCCCTTGGACTGAGAAAGTGTATCGCCCTTGCAAAGACTTCCTTTCCCACACCGCTCTCCCCTCTCATGAAAACAGTTGCGTTGGTGGGCGCTACCCTGTGAATGAGCTCAAGGACGTTCATTATCTCCCTGCTCCTTCCCACTATACCCTCAACGTGGAGCTTTTCGTAAACCCTCCTTAGCTCCGCCTCTAAAGCTCTCTTCTCTTCCTCAAGGTTTTCCTTTTCCTTCTCTACCTTCCTTTCCAGGGAGAAGCTGTTGGCAATCAACGTTGCGACCATATTGAGAAACCTCGTGTAGTCGTCTAAAGAGTCTCTCTTGGATAGTTCCCTGTCCGCGCTGAGGACACCTATCACCTTCCCTCCGCTCTTTATGGGAACGGCTATGAAGGCTATCTTCCTCTTCTTTATATTCTCTCTCTTCCAGAGCTTGTTCAGAAACTCGGGCTCCTGAGATATGTCGGGGATTACTATAGGAACCCCGTGCTTCCATACCTTTCCCGTTATACCCTCACCCCTTTTGAAACCCTCTTTGGGAAACCTACCCGAGGATGTGGCTTTCACCACTATCTGGTCCGTAGATGGGTCGTATATGGTCAGGGTGACCCTCTCGAAGCCCATAAGCTTCCGAAGGAGTCTGAATATGTAAGGAACGGTGGTTTCAAGGTTCAGGGAGCCTGAGAGGAGCTTGCTTACCTCGTACAGGGTCTCAAGCTCGAGCTTTAAATTCATCTGATTATTAAAATAATACAGAGCTTGAAGGTGTAAAGGAAATAGAGAGGTGGAAGAGTGAAGTTTTGTGACTCTTGATAAGGAAGCACAAAAACCTTACTGAGGAAATCCCAAAGAAGGTAAGGTTATGTAAGACAGAGCCAAATACCACGCTCCCCTTAATATTCGCTTACAATTCCCTACACTCTATCTCTTTACTACCTGATTTACAGAGCATGATTGACGCATATCTTTTTACATATAAAGTTAATGTTTATGAAGGTTAGGAAAAGCTTAACCCTTTCTTGGGAAGCCGACAGGACTTTAAAAGAGAAAGAGATAGCCGGTGAGGAGAAAAAAGCTCAGAGTTAAATCATTGAAGAACTGAAAATGGAAAGGGCAAAGGAGATTAAGAGAAGAAAGAAGCTAAGGGCTTTCAGGGAGTTGAAGGAAAAAGCGAGGAAAATATACATTCCGGACGACTTTACCGTGCGGATAGCTAAAGAGGAGATGAACTTGGGAAAACCTTAGCGGGTTTTCCTTGACGTTAACATTATGTTCTCAGAAAACTCACGGGAGATAAAGAGCTGTCTCTTGAGGCTGTGGGAAGCCTCACTAACTACGTAACGCTCGTAAGCTTTTCCAATTCTGCGGTTTTACTCCACAAAAACCTCTATAAAATGGGAAGCGCAGGATATACATGGGTCAAAGTTCCGTATTAGTCTCTCTGCGGTTACCTGGTGGTCTCCGTTAAGAGTTTTTATACCAAGGAATACGTCCCCCTCCATAGCTTTTTGATTTTGAGAAGTTGGCGGAACTATCTTTGCAACCTCTACCTCTCCTCTCTTGTTTATCACATACCTGTGAAAGAGTAGTCCCCTGGGGGCTTCCGTTATACCTATACCCTCGCCCTCTTTTACGTCGTATTCCACAAAAGGCTCATCCTCTTCAAGCCTCTCCAGTATGTTCTTTGATTCCCGGAGGGCGTAAATTACCTCAACCATCCTCGCAAGCAAGCTTTTGTATGGGTTATTTGTTGGCAGGTGTCCTTTGACCTTATCTCTCAGGTCCGGAGGCAGTTTATGGAAGTTGTTCTTTACCCTTGCCAGAGCTCCTACTTCATAGGTTTCTCCGTTTTTGAACCTTGAATAAAGAGCCGTTGAATGGGGTAACTGGTATTCTTCAAAGTATTCTTCGTACTCCGACTTGTTTAACCTCAGACCCTCTGAGGATACAATACTCCCTTCCGTTATAGGGTAGTTATCCGCCTCACCTAAGGACACCGAAACCCTTTCTCTCTCAAAGTTGGGGAACTCAAGTTTTTTAAACTCATCCAGCAGGCTTTCCGCAACGGGTAGTGCATTCTCCAAAATAGATAAGGTCTGGTGTATCTTAGCTTCTGAAGGAAGCCTGTAAAACCCTCCGACCCTTAGGTTGACCGGGTGTATGTGCCTACCGCCAAGAAGCTCAAGGATTGAATTGCCGGCTTTCCTCAGTGTAATTCCCGCATCAAGGACTTCTTTCTTTTCCTTTGCAAGTTCAAGGAAGCTCTCTTTACCGAAAAAATCAGGAAGATGGAGAAAAAATATATGGGCTGAATGGCTTGATATCCACTCACCGCAGTAAAGAGCTCTCCTTAACCTTTTTATGTGTGAGGGGACTTTAACGTTAAATACCCCTTCAAAGGCTTCCACTGCAGTAAGCTGATAGGCTACGGGACACAACCCACATATTCTGGCGACAGTATCTATAACCTGGTCGGGCTTTTTTCCCACGAGCAGCTTCTCAAAGAACCTTGGAGGTTCAAATATCTCCAGTCGGACATCCTTTAGTGTTCTTCCTTCCGTGTAAAGAATCACCCTTCCAAGCCCTTCAACCCTCGTAAGGGGGTCAATCCTGACTTCCTTCAACCTTACCCTCCAGGACTTTTCTAAACTCATCAGCGTATGCGTTTTCGTTTTCAAACAGAGAAATTATGTCTCCCTCTTTCAAACCTATACCTTTAAACCAGTTTATAAGGGACTCAACGTTGGGTTCCTTACAGGGTCCAAAGCATCCGTAACAACCCCTCTTAACCGAGGGGCATAGCGCACCACACCCAGCTTTCACTATGGGACCAAGGCAGGGTATGCTGTAAGCGTCCATAACGCACACGTTTCCCCGTAGCTTGTACTCCATACAGAGAGGGTAATCCGGGATTACGGGTTTTTTGTTGTATAGAATGGCTTTTATAAAACCCTCAAGTATTTGCGGGTTTATAGGACACCCGTATATTTCATAATCCACCTTGACATGCTCCTTGACTGGGGTTGACTTGTCAAGGACTCTTATAAACATACCTTCAGGGTGAAGGGATGTGAACTCTCTCATGTTCTTGAAGTTCCTGAGTGCTTGTATACCGCCCGATGTGGCACAGGCTCCTATGGTAACTAACACTCTAGTTTTTTCCCTAATCTCTCGTATAAACTCCGCTTCTTCCTGAGTGGAGACAGAGCCTTCAACAAAGGCGATATCCAGAGGTTCTAAAACCCTCTTACTGCGACCCAGAAGCCAGTATCTGAAATCAAGGTAGTCCCACAGCTGGGGCAGGTCCAGAAATACAGCCTGGCACCCATCACAGGATGAGAACTTGAATACCCCTACCCTCAACTTATCCATACCTATAACTAATATACCC from Hydrogenivirga caldilitoris includes these protein-coding regions:
- a CDS encoding oxidoreductase, whose amino-acid sequence is MDKLRVGVFKFSSCDGCQAVFLDLPQLWDYLDFRYWLLGRSKRVLEPLDIAFVEGSVSTQEEAEFIREIREKTRVLVTIGACATSGGIQALRNFKNMREFTSLHPEGMFIRVLDKSTPVKEHVKVDYEIYGCPINPQILEGFIKAILYNKKPVIPDYPLCMEYKLRGNVCVMDAYSIPCLGPIVKAGCGALCPSVKRGCYGCFGPCKEPNVESLINWFKGIGLKEGDIISLFENENAYADEFRKVLEGKVEGSQD
- a CDS encoding sigma-54-dependent Fis family transcriptional regulator, whose product is MNLKLELETLYEVSKLLSGSLNLETTVPYIFRLLRKLMGFERVTLTIYDPSTDQIVVKATSSGRFPKEGFKRGEGITGKVWKHGVPIVIPDISQEPEFLNKLWKRENIKKRKIAFIAVPIKSGGKVIGVLSADRELSKRDSLDDYTRFLNMVATLIANSFSLERKVEKEKENLEEEKRALEAELRRVYEKLHVEGIVGRSREIMNVLELIHRVAPTNATVFMRGESGVGKEVFARAIHFLSPRADKPFIAINCGAIPENLLEAELFGYEKGAFTGAYSSKKGKFELANGGTLFLDEIGELPLQLQVKLLRAIQEKEIERLGGSKPIKVDVRIIAATNRDLESMVKEGKFREDLYYRLNVVPIFIPPLRERKEDIPVLVQHFLEKFKREYNKEVSISPEVMDAFMGYEWKGNVRELQNVVERMVILDADGVLTEEDLPPEIRNTGRRDIKSFAPPLNGESIWDVEKKLIEKALEESGFVIKEAAKRLGMTPRQVSYRIQKYGIKLPK
- a CDS encoding Ni/Fe hydrogenase subunit alpha, yielding MSLEKSWRVRLKEVRIDPLTRVEGLGRVILYTEGRTLKDVRLEIFEPPRFFEKLLVGKKPDQVIDTVARICGLCPVAYQLTAVEAFEGVFNVKVPSHIKRLRRALYCGEWISSHSAHIFFLHLPDFFGKESFLELAKEKKEVLDAGITLRKAGNSILELLGGRHIHPVNLRVGGFYRLPSEAKIHQTLSILENALPVAESLLDEFKKLEFPNFERERVSVSLGEADNYPITEGSIVSSEGLRLNKSEYEEYFEEYQLPHSTALYSRFKNGETYEVGALARVKNNFHKLPPDLRDKVKGHLPTNNPYKSLLARMVEVIYALRESKNILERLEEDEPFVEYDVKEGEGIGITEAPRGLLFHRYVINKRGEVEVAKIVPPTSQNQKAMEGDVFLGIKTLNGDHQVTAERLIRNFDPCISCASHFIEVFVE